The Setaria viridis chromosome 6, Setaria_viridis_v4.0, whole genome shotgun sequence genome contains a region encoding:
- the LOC117861005 gene encoding uncharacterized protein, with protein sequence MGIVKIASGEPAAKSGYSCGDEDLTRDERMLLQSFPVHEPDDSELAEVDCELAMSRGQICNVPYGLYDLPDLMEVLSLETWNSCLTEDDRFCLAASLPDMEQHDFVTTMKELFNGDAMFFGSPLRSFFLRLKGGLYSPQVSQARELLMTFQKRRHYHFLKLYHDGMAGKFASVAKVSRSSDTSTSLRAKVPISHNWAYEKSLPCVGLSISTLPTTIKGETATVLPMKRAKLMDVSSTTHCSTIHNETDYAAKSAEMNSLESPIFHPPSHPRQNCSKVPKGVLKIRTGCASLINESKGSHHRPGLILVDQLGMQSSSFCAPPHAFAHDVHGFSENSSSHINTVSGTSASQQPSPLQWKGTLETYALIGKSPPGVQMTVPEEHNAVYPSMMLRDFYPAANLRLTCVNDAYDTRKCAHMKDLLKNFGHQNNIAHQSSPDPCARASDDHQMNGYKTTHSSRNAESISEMLNLGTRMYPPHNSFPEQLETMSKYHDGIKLEAPPAKPVTEVGEARQFAYTYARRKPHKRSTMVEDAVSPSVLNSMTNMKAKAIKL encoded by the coding sequence ATGGGGATTGTCAAGATAGCTAGTGGTGAGCCTGCAGCAAAGAGTGGTTACAGCTGCGGAGATGAGGACCTTACACGAGATGAAAGGATGCTGCTTCAGAGCTTCCCAGTTCATGAACCTGATGACTCTGAACTTGCAGAGGTGGACTGTGAGCTTGCAATGTCAAGAGGTCAGATTTGCAATGTGCCCTATGGGCTTTATGATCTGCCTGACTTGATGGAGGTTCTTTCTCTGGAAACGTGGAATTCATGCCTGACGGAAGATGATAGATTCTGTCTAGCAGCTTCCCTCCCAGACATGGAACAACATGACTTCGTTACAACAATGAAAGAGTTGTTTAATGGTGATGCTATGTTCTTTGGAAGTCCACTTAGAAGCTTTTTCCTTAGATTGAAGGGTGGGCTTTATTCACCACAAGTTTCTCAGGCAAGAGAGTTACTGATGACATTTCAAAAACGAAGACATTATCATTTCCTGAAGTTGTACCATGATGGTATGGCTGGTAAATTTGCATCCGTGGCCAAGGTGTCGAGAAGTTCTGATACGAGTACTAGTCTTAGAGCGAAGGTTCCCATCTCGCACAACTGGGCATATGAGAAGAGTTTGCCGTGTGTTGGTCTTAGCATTTCCACTTTACCAACTACTATCAAAGGTGAAACTGCCACTGTTTTGCCAATGAAGCGAGCCAAACTTATGGATGTGTCATCAACCACTCATTGTTCAACCATACATAATGAAACAGATTATGCAGCCAAATCAGCAGAAATGAACTCATTGGAAAGTCCAATCTTCCATCCTCCCAGTCACCCCAGGCAAAATTGTAGTAAAGTACCAAAAGGTGTGCTGAAAATAAGGACTGGTTGTGCTTCTCTTATTAATGAAAGTAAAGGGTCACATCACAGACCTGGACTGATTCTAGTTGATCAGTTAGGAATGCAGAGCTCTAGCTTTTGCGCTCCACCTCATGCTTTTGCACATGATGTACATGGTTTTTCTGAGAATTCATCTTCTCACATCAACACAGTCAGTGGTACGTCTGCTAGTCAACAACCAAGTCCCTTGCAATGGAAGGGTACACTGGAAACTTATGCACTGATAGGCAAAAGCCCACCTGGAGTCCAAATGACAGTTCCAGAGGAGCACAATGCAGTTTACCCTTCCATGATGCTGAGAGACTTCTATCCAGCAGCTAACCTTAGGTTAACATGTGTCAATGACGCATATGACACCAGAAAATGTGCCCACATGAAAGACCTTTTGAAGAACTTTGGTCATCAGAACAATATAGCCCATCAAAGTTCTCCTGATCCATGTGCGAGAGCTAGTGATGATCATCAAATGAATGGATACAAGACAACACACAGTTCAAGAAATGCTGAAAGTATTTCAGAGATGTTGAACCTCGGCACAAGGATGTACCCACCTCATAACAGCTTTCCAGAGCAACTGGAAACCATGAGCAAGTACCATGATGGCATAAAGCTGGAGGCACCTCCTGCCAAGCCTGTTACTGAAGTTGGAGAAGCTCGACAATTTGCTTACACCTACGCAAGGAGAAAGCCGCACAAGAGGTCAACTATGGTGGAAGATGCAGTGTCACCAAGTGTGCTAAACAGCATGACCAACATGAAAGCGAAGGCAATCAAACTCTGA
- the LOC117861923 gene encoding pentatricopeptide repeat-containing protein At2g22410, mitochondrial — translation MAAPPRHLPVLLGRLLVAGEIRQSPYHLGRIIPLLPSHPHLAAALSSLYFPHFPSSATFLQNLLIRASAASPSPRLSFAAFSSLLRSGCLPDHFTFPPLIKSASRLPSFPRTGAQVHAQSARRGFLADIYVVNSLLAMYAAFRDTASMRAVFDSCAEVADVVSWNTVIGGYVKCGEIGNARRVFDEMPQRNGVSWSAMVGAYAGAGELDVAREMFDRMPAIGRNVVTWNSMVTGFARHGLLPLARKMFDEMPVRNLVSWNAMIRGYTMNGEMDGARELFDVMPEKDVISWTCVISGYAQAERYAETLELFRSMQSKSSIRPNEVTMVSVLSACAHLTALEEGRWAHTFIGKHKMVLDNEFNLGAALIDMYSKCGRTDMAVKIFYSLDQKNVSAWNALITGLAVNGDASQCIDVFEQMKRSGENPNDITFVSVLTACAHAGLVDEGRRCFQSMVSAFEVQPELKHYGCMVDLLGRAGLLDEAEELIRSMPMAPDVKVLGALLGASRMHKRFDVAERVQRGILNLDTKQPGCHVLVSDIYAAAGKWADALEARGFLQKHNIRKLPASSSSMQ, via the coding sequence ATGGCGGCGCCGCCTCGCCACCTCCCGGtcctcctcggccgcctcctcgtcgccggcgagatCCGCCAGAGCCCGTACCACCTCGGCCGCATCATACCCCTCCTTCCTTCGCACCCCCACCTCGCTGCCGCCCTCTCCAGCCTCTACTTCCCGCATttcccctcctccgccaccttCCTCCAGAACCTGCTcatccgcgcctccgccgcgtccCCCTCCCCGCGCCTCTCCTTCGCCGCgttctcctccctcctccgatCCGGTTGCCTCCCCGACCACTTCACCTTCCCTCCGCTGATCAAGTCCGCCTCCAGGCTTCCCTCCTtcccgcgcacgggtgcgcagGTCCACGCCCAGTCTGCCCGGCGCGGGTTCTTGGCCGACATCTACGTTGTTAATTCGCTCCTCGCGATGTACGCGGCGTTCCGCGACACGGCGTCGATGCGGGCCGTGTTCGACTCGTGCGCGGAGGTCGCCGACGTGGTCTCTTGGAACACGGTGATTGGTGGCTACGTGAAGTGCGGGGAGATTGGGAATGCCAGAcgggtgttcgacgaaatgcctcAGAGGAATGGGGTGTCCTGGAGCGCGATGGTGGGAGCGTACGCGGGTGCTGGGGAGCTGGATGTTGCCAGGGAGATGTTTGATCGGATGCCTGCCATTGGGAGGAACGTCGTCACATGGAACTCGATGGTGACAGGGTTTGCGAGACATGGGCTGCTGCCATTGGCGAGGAAGATGTTTGATGAGATGCCAGTCAGGAATTTGGTGTCGTGGAACGCGATGATCAGGGGATACACGATGAATGGCGAGATGGATGGCGCAAGGGAGCTGTTTGATGTGATGCCGGAGAAGGATGTGATTTCCTGGACATGCGTGATTTCCGGGTACGCACAGGCTGAACGTTATGCAGAAACCCTTGAGCTATTCAGGTCAATGCAGAGCAAGAGCAGTATCCGGCCTAATGAGGTGACCATGGTGAGTGTGCTCTCGGCATGCGCACATTTGACAGCTCTAGAGGAAGGGAGGTGGGCTCACACCTTCATCGGCAAGCACAAAATGGTTCTGGACAATGAGTTCAATCTTGGTGCTGCTCTCATAGACATGTATTCCAAGTGTGGGAGAACAGACATGGCTGTAAAAATTTTCTACTCCCTGGATCAGAAGAATGTCTCTGCCTGGAATGCACTCATTACGGGGCTTGCAGTAAATGGTGATGCTTCCCAATGCATTGATGTGTTTGAGCAGATGAAGAGGTCAGGAGAGAACCCGAACGACATAACATTCGTCAGTGTGCTGACAGCTTGCGCCCATGCTGGGCTGGTCGATGAGGGTCGGCGGTGCTTTCAGAGCATGGTATCTGCTTTTGAGGTGCAGCCCGAGCTCAAACACTATGGCTGCATGGTTGACTTGTTGGGCCGTGCAGGGCTTCTGGATGAGGCAGAGGAGCTGATTCGGAGCATGCCAATGGCCCCGGATGTCAAGGTTTTGGGTGCGCTACTAGGTGCAAGTCGAATGCATAAGAGATTTGATGTGGCTGAAAGAGTACAGCGTGGGATCCTCAATCTTGATACAAAGCAGCCTGGCTGCCATGTTCTGGTGTCTGACATTTACGCTGCTGCTGGCAAATGGGCTGAT